The Danio rerio strain Tuebingen ecotype United States chromosome 1, GRCz12tu, whole genome shotgun sequence genome includes a region encoding these proteins:
- the LOC108185170 gene encoding uncharacterized protein isoform X2 produces MERSTVIVLLCVLLCEEQKVFGTEVDMRVKPGESVTLYCDCALPFGSHIVWMRNCSHENQPSLFIDPPKLFLETFPRFSFLLNSSSNSYDLHIENVSVSDEGLYYCAERKKTFIDEDGVNSKYVYEYGNKTTRLAVLVSAHESTIASTSPPVSECVFCWTLLLSVCPVCVLLSSLLSSICVYCFCRPQTTGSDMSAEILKANVLMADCVEKHQCEASKTGKICVHTEVSYRRLTSKHPYTNI; encoded by the exons ATGGAGAGATCAACAGTCATCGTTCTTCTGT GTGTTTTGTTGTGTGAAGAGCAGAAAGTGTTTGGGACAGAAGTGGACATGAGAGTTAAACCAGGAGAAAGCGTCACTCTCTACTGTGACTGTGCTCTACCGTTTGGATCTCACATTGTCTGGATGAGAAACTGCTCGCATGAGAATCAGCCATCTCTGTTCATTGATCCTCCAAAACTCTTCCTGGAGACGTTTCCACGGTTCAGTTTCCTGCTCAACAGCTCCAGTAACTCCTATGATCTGCATATAGAGAATGTCAGTGTCTCTGATGAGGGACTTTACTACTGTGCGGAAAGGAAAAAGACATTTATAGATGAAGACGGCGTCAATTCAAAATATGTGTATGAATATGGGAACAAAACAACTCGACTAGCTGTCCTGG TTTCTGCACATGAGTCCACCATCGCCTCCACTTCTCCTCCAGTGTCagagtgtgtgttctgctggACGCTGCTGTTGAGTGTGTGTCCGGTGTGTGTTCTCCTCTCCTCACTCCTGTCCTCCATCTGTGTTTACTGCTTCTGTCGTCCTCAAACTACAG gttCTGACATGAGTGCTGAGATTCTTAAAGCAAATGTTTTGATG GCAGATTGTGTGGAGAAACATCAGTGTGAGGCGAGTAAGACTGGAAAGATCTGCGTCCACACTGAAGTCTCTTATAGACGACTGACATCTAAACATCCCTACACCAACATCTGA
- the LOC108185170 gene encoding uncharacterized protein isoform X1 — MTSIPSPVCSAGVLLCEEQKVFGTEVDMRVKPGESVTLYCDCALPFGSHIVWMRNCSHENQPSLFIDPPKLFLETFPRFSFLLNSSSNSYDLHIENVSVSDEGLYYCAERKKTFIDEDGVNSKYVYEYGNKTTRLAVLVSAHESTIASTSPPVSECVFCWTLLLSVCPVCVLLSSLLSSICVYCFCRPQTTGSDMSAEILKANVLMADCVEKHQCEASKTGKICVHTEVSYRRLTSKHPYTNI; from the exons ATGACGTCAATTCCTTCACCTGTTTGTTCTGCAGGTGTTTTGTTGTGTGAAGAGCAGAAAGTGTTTGGGACAGAAGTGGACATGAGAGTTAAACCAGGAGAAAGCGTCACTCTCTACTGTGACTGTGCTCTACCGTTTGGATCTCACATTGTCTGGATGAGAAACTGCTCGCATGAGAATCAGCCATCTCTGTTCATTGATCCTCCAAAACTCTTCCTGGAGACGTTTCCACGGTTCAGTTTCCTGCTCAACAGCTCCAGTAACTCCTATGATCTGCATATAGAGAATGTCAGTGTCTCTGATGAGGGACTTTACTACTGTGCGGAAAGGAAAAAGACATTTATAGATGAAGACGGCGTCAATTCAAAATATGTGTATGAATATGGGAACAAAACAACTCGACTAGCTGTCCTGG TTTCTGCACATGAGTCCACCATCGCCTCCACTTCTCCTCCAGTGTCagagtgtgtgttctgctggACGCTGCTGTTGAGTGTGTGTCCGGTGTGTGTTCTCCTCTCCTCACTCCTGTCCTCCATCTGTGTTTACTGCTTCTGTCGTCCTCAAACTACAG gttCTGACATGAGTGCTGAGATTCTTAAAGCAAATGTTTTGATG GCAGATTGTGTGGAGAAACATCAGTGTGAGGCGAGTAAGACTGGAAAGATCTGCGTCCACACTGAAGTCTCTTATAGACGACTGACATCTAAACATCCCTACACCAACATCTGA